One genomic window of Chitinophagaceae bacterium includes the following:
- the nuoH gene encoding NADH-quinone oxidoreductase subunit NuoH gives MTLLGLLPTLILILALFAVTMLVALYSTFAERKVAAFMQDRIGPNRAGPGGIFQPLADGLKFFMKEEVIPVASNKFLFVLGPCIAIMCALMTGIVVPWGATLTVFGTDVQLQIVDLDIGILYVFAVVSVGVYGIMIGGWASNNKFSLMGAIRASSQIISYELSMGLSIVALLLVSGTMSLRDIVTQQHGMHWNIIYQPLGFLIFLICAFAETNRTPFDLPECETELVGGYHTEYSSMKLGFYLFSEYINMFISGAIMATLYFGGYNFPFMDNLLQATGSQNLVTIIGLAFFFAKIFFFIFFFMWVRWTIPRFRYDQLMNLGWKGLIPLAIFNVLATAVGLLLFRN, from the coding sequence ATGACGTTACTTGGTTTACTTCCTACATTGATTTTGATTCTTGCATTGTTTGCGGTTACGATGTTGGTTGCATTGTATTCCACTTTTGCGGAACGCAAGGTGGCGGCATTTATGCAGGATCGTATTGGTCCGAACAGGGCAGGGCCAGGCGGAATTTTTCAACCGCTTGCTGATGGATTGAAATTTTTCATGAAGGAAGAGGTGATTCCTGTTGCTTCCAACAAATTCCTTTTTGTTCTCGGTCCTTGTATTGCGATCATGTGTGCATTGATGACAGGAATTGTTGTTCCCTGGGGAGCTACACTCACCGTTTTTGGAACAGACGTTCAGTTGCAGATCGTTGACCTGGACATTGGAATTTTATATGTGTTTGCAGTTGTATCAGTTGGCGTGTATGGAATCATGATTGGTGGCTGGGCTTCCAATAATAAATTTTCATTGATGGGAGCCATTCGGGCTTCTTCACAAATTATCAGCTATGAATTAAGCATGGGACTTTCCATTGTCGCGCTGCTGCTTGTTTCCGGTACCATGAGTCTGCGTGATATTGTAACACAGCAGCATGGAATGCATTGGAATATTATTTATCAGCCGTTGGGATTTTTAATTTTCCTGATCTGTGCTTTTGCCGAAACTAATCGTACACCATTTGATTTACCGGAATGCGAAACAGAATTGGTAGGAGGATATCATACGGAATACAGTTCCATGAAACTGGGGTTCTACTTATTTTCTGAATACATCAACATGTTCATTTCCGGTGCTATCATGGCTACGTTGTATTTCGGAGGTTACAATTTTCCTTTTATGGATAATTTGCTGCAGGCAACGGGTTCCCAGAATTTGGTCACTATTATCGGGCTTGCTTTCTTCTTCGCGAAAATATTTTTCTTCATTTTCTTTTTCATGTGGGTTCGCTGGACCATTCCGCGGTTCCGTTATGATCAGTTGATGAATCTTGGCTGGAAGGGATTGATTCCCCTGGCAATTTTTAATGTGCTGGCAACAGCAGTCGGACTACTGCTTTTCAGGAATTAA
- a CDS encoding (2Fe-2S)-binding protein, with amino-acid sequence MIKVTIDNIEIEVEEGTTIMNAARKIGGEVVPPAMCYYTSLKGSGGKCRACLVKVAQGSTKDPRPMPKLVASCCTAVQDGMVVLNSTSPEVLETRRGIVEFLLVNHPLDCPICDQAGECELQNFAFEHGLQKTRSEFHRREFDPIDIGPHIKLHMTRCILCYRCTQVADQLTEQRVHGVLWRGEASEISTYIQKAVENDFSGNMIDVCPVGALTDRHFRFRNRVWFLNPMDAHRDCPKCSGKVVLWMRGEEVYRVTARKDQYDEVKEFICNECRWDHFEVKDWVVEGPRAVEKWSVITANKYSKETVELPEQLYSKLDNAKWDSFEGVT; translated from the coding sequence ATGATCAAAGTAACGATAGACAACATAGAAATCGAAGTAGAAGAAGGAACCACCATCATGAATGCGGCGCGCAAGATTGGTGGTGAGGTGGTTCCTCCTGCAATGTGTTATTATACTTCGCTTAAAGGCAGCGGTGGAAAATGCCGTGCTTGTTTGGTGAAAGTGGCGCAAGGTTCAACCAAAGATCCACGACCGATGCCGAAACTGGTAGCTTCCTGCTGTACAGCCGTGCAGGATGGAATGGTGGTATTGAATTCAACTTCACCGGAAGTGCTGGAAACAAGACGTGGCATTGTAGAATTTCTGTTGGTGAATCATCCGCTTGATTGTCCGATTTGTGACCAGGCAGGTGAATGTGAACTGCAGAACTTTGCCTTTGAACATGGCTTGCAAAAAACACGCAGTGAATTTCATCGCAGGGAATTTGATCCGATTGATATCGGTCCGCATATCAAATTGCACATGACGCGTTGCATCCTGTGTTACCGTTGCACGCAGGTAGCTGATCAGTTGACTGAACAAAGAGTGCATGGTGTCTTATGGCGTGGCGAAGCTTCTGAAATTTCAACTTACATTCAGAAGGCTGTTGAAAATGATTTTTCAGGAAATATGATTGATGTTTGTCCGGTGGGTGCATTAACTGACCGTCATTTCCGTTTCCGGAACCGTGTTTGGTTTTTAAATCCAATGGATGCTCACCGTGATTGCCCGAAATGTTCCGGTAAAGTAGTATTGTGGATGCGTGGCGAAGAAGTATATCGCGTAACTGCAAGAAAGGATCAATACGATGAAGTGAAAGAATTCATTTGCAATGAATGCAGATGGGATCATTTTGAGGTGAAGGATTGGGTAGTGGAAGGTCCGCGGGCAGTGGAGAAATGGTCTGTGATAACAGCGAATAAATATTCAAAAGAAACAGTGGAGCTGCCGGAGCAGTTGTACTCCAAATTAGATAATGCTAAATGGGATTCGTTTGAGGGAGTGACTTAG
- a CDS encoding DUF2442 domain-containing protein, whose amino-acid sequence MIHQVVRIIEVDPFKVTLEFNTGEVRIFNFEVFFKKHEKNPNSVVHQLKDKDIFRKVKLSEEYGTIYWEGAGGSVPSLQERIID is encoded by the coding sequence ATGATACATCAAGTGGTGAGAATTATTGAGGTTGATCCATTCAAAGTAACTCTTGAATTCAATACTGGTGAAGTAAGGATTTTTAATTTTGAAGTGTTTTTCAAAAAGCATGAAAAAAATCCAAATTCTGTTGTGCATCAACTAAAGGATAAGGATATTTTCAGGAAGGTGAAATTGAGTGAGGAATACGGAACGATTTATTGGGAGGGCGCTGGAGGATCTGTTCCTTCTTTGCAAGAAAGAATCATTGATTGA
- the nuoF gene encoding NADH-quinone oxidoreductase subunit NuoF, translating to MSRKLLLDKLEIAGIETFAVYRANGGYASVEKALKMAPNDVVEEVKKSGLRGRGGAGFPTGLKWSFIDKKSGRPRYLVVNADESEPGTFKDRFLMEKLPHLLIEGIVTSSFALEANLSFIYIRGEFRWIIKILEKAIAEAKAAGLVGRNILGTGYNLEIVVQTGAGAYICGEETALIESLEGKRGNPRIKPPFPAVSGLYNNPTVVNNVESIATVPWIINNSGDEYAKIGTPKSAGTKLISACGNINNPGVFEIELGLPVEEFIFSPTFCGGIKDGKRMKAVVAGGSSVPILPSGLILKTTNGEPRLMSYESLSDGGFLTGTMLGSGGFIVYDEDQCIVRNTWNFTRFYHHESCGQCSPCREGTGWMERILHNIENGHGKMTDIDLLWDVQRKIEGNTICPLGDAAAWPVAAAIRHFRDEFEWHVREPKECLVRNYGLAESAVASSSLQD from the coding sequence ATGAGTCGGAAATTATTATTAGACAAATTAGAAATCGCCGGTATCGAAACATTTGCGGTGTATCGTGCCAATGGTGGTTATGCTTCCGTAGAAAAGGCGCTGAAAATGGCACCGAATGATGTGGTGGAAGAAGTAAAGAAATCAGGATTGCGTGGAAGAGGTGGAGCAGGATTTCCAACAGGATTGAAGTGGAGTTTCATTGATAAGAAATCTGGTCGCCCGCGATACCTTGTTGTAAATGCTGATGAAAGTGAACCGGGAACTTTCAAGGACAGGTTCCTGATGGAAAAGCTTCCGCACTTGCTAATTGAAGGGATCGTGACTTCCAGTTTTGCGCTTGAAGCAAATCTTTCCTTCATCTATATTCGTGGTGAGTTCAGATGGATCATTAAAATTTTAGAAAAAGCGATTGCTGAAGCAAAAGCAGCCGGACTGGTCGGCAGGAATATTTTAGGAACCGGTTACAATTTAGAAATCGTGGTGCAAACCGGGGCAGGCGCCTATATCTGCGGTGAAGAGACCGCATTGATTGAATCGTTGGAAGGCAAGCGCGGTAACCCCAGGATCAAACCACCCTTTCCGGCTGTAAGTGGTTTGTATAATAATCCAACAGTTGTTAATAATGTAGAAAGCATTGCAACTGTTCCATGGATCATTAATAACAGTGGTGATGAATATGCTAAAATAGGAACACCAAAAAGTGCAGGAACAAAACTAATTTCTGCCTGTGGCAATATTAATAATCCGGGTGTTTTTGAAATTGAACTCGGCTTGCCGGTGGAAGAATTTATTTTTTCTCCAACTTTTTGCGGAGGTATAAAAGACGGCAAGAGAATGAAAGCTGTGGTGGCCGGTGGTTCATCGGTTCCGATTCTTCCTTCCGGATTAATATTAAAAACTACCAATGGAGAACCACGGCTCATGAGTTATGAGTCGTTGTCTGATGGTGGTTTTCTCACGGGTACGATGTTAGGTTCCGGTGGTTTTATTGTGTATGATGAAGATCAGTGCATCGTTCGCAACACCTGGAACTTCACGCGATTTTATCATCATGAGAGTTGCGGACAATGTTCACCTTGCAGAGAAGGAACAGGTTGGATGGAACGCATTCTTCACAACATAGAAAACGGCCATGGTAAGATGACGGATATTGATTTGCTGTGGGATGTACAGAGAAAGATTGAAGGCAATACAATTTGCCCTTTAGGTGATGCGGCAGCGTGGCCGGTAGCTGCTGCCATTCGTCATTTCAGGGATGAGTTTGAATGGCATGTGAGGGAACCGAAAGAGTGTTTGGTGAGAAATTATGGGCTGGCAGAATCAGCTGTTGCTTCCAGTTCGTTGCAGGATTAG
- a CDS encoding NAD(P)H-dependent oxidoreductase subunit E, which yields MLAIRTGQKVEFSEATLQKVTEIINRYPEGKQKSALLPLLHLAQDEFGGWLSVEAMDYVGRLLHIQPIEVYEVATFYSMYNMKPVGRFLLEVCQTGPCMIRGAEKLVSQLEQKLNIKKGETTSDGLFTLKTVECLAACGYAPMLQCGEHYHEFLDTEEKVDQLLGELRKRAQVNN from the coding sequence ATGCTTGCTATTCGAACAGGACAAAAGGTTGAATTTTCTGAGGCCACTTTGCAAAAGGTAACTGAAATCATTAACCGTTATCCCGAAGGAAAACAAAAGTCCGCATTGCTTCCATTACTTCACCTTGCGCAGGATGAGTTTGGCGGCTGGCTGAGTGTGGAAGCAATGGATTATGTGGGACGGCTTCTTCATATACAACCGATTGAAGTTTATGAGGTGGCCACATTTTATTCGATGTATAACATGAAGCCGGTTGGAAGATTTCTGCTTGAAGTTTGCCAGACCGGACCTTGCATGATTCGCGGTGCTGAAAAATTAGTGAGCCAATTGGAACAAAAGCTGAATATCAAAAAAGGAGAAACAACTTCTGACGGATTGTTTACACTGAAGACGGTGGAATGTTTAGCTGCATGCGGTTACGCACCCATGCTGCAATGTGGCGAACACTATCATGAGTTTTTGGACACAGAGGAAAAGGTTGATCAGTTGTTGGGTGAGTTGAGGAAGCGGGCGCAGGTGAATAATTAG
- a CDS encoding NADH-quinone oxidoreductase subunit D encodes MLTNNQHIKLADQELEKETMTLNLGPTHPATHGVFQNIVEIDGERIVSGVSTIGYIHRAFEKIAEHRPFYQITPLTDRLNYCSSPINNMGWHLTVEKLLGVKIPKRVDYLRVIIMELARIADHLICNSILVVDTGAYTGFLYCMQQREKIYEIWEEVCGSRLTTNIGRVGGLERDFNDIAFRKLEKFVAEFPKVLKEFENMVMRNRIFIERTVGAGPITAERAMNYGFTGPNLRAAGVDYDVRALDPYSSYEDFDFIIPVGTKGDTHDRFLVREEEMWQSLSIVKQAMQKLDQLADKTSFHADVPAYYLPPKDEVYNNMEALIYHFKIVMGEIDAPKGEVYQAVEGGNGELGFYLISDGGRAPYRLHFRRPCFIYYQAYTEMVKGSLISDAIVTLSSLNVIAGELDA; translated from the coding sequence ATGCTCACCAACAACCAACATATAAAACTTGCTGATCAGGAATTGGAGAAGGAGACGATGACGCTCAATCTCGGCCCGACCCATCCTGCTACGCATGGCGTTTTTCAAAATATTGTAGAGATCGACGGAGAGCGGATTGTTAGCGGAGTATCAACCATCGGTTACATCCACCGTGCATTTGAAAAAATTGCGGAGCACCGTCCGTTTTACCAGATCACACCGCTTACAGACCGTTTGAATTATTGTTCATCACCGATCAACAACATGGGTTGGCATCTTACGGTGGAAAAATTGCTGGGTGTCAAAATTCCAAAACGCGTTGATTACCTGCGCGTGATCATTATGGAGCTGGCGCGCATTGCCGACCACCTTATTTGCAATTCCATCCTGGTGGTTGATACAGGAGCTTATACCGGTTTTCTGTATTGCATGCAGCAGCGGGAAAAAATTTATGAGATATGGGAGGAAGTTTGCGGCAGCAGGTTAACCACTAACATCGGGCGGGTAGGTGGCCTCGAACGCGACTTCAATGATATCGCATTTCGCAAGCTGGAAAAATTTGTTGCAGAGTTTCCAAAGGTGTTGAAGGAATTCGAAAACATGGTGATGCGCAACAGAATTTTTATTGAGCGCACTGTTGGCGCCGGACCTATTACCGCCGAACGTGCGATGAACTATGGATTTACAGGTCCGAATCTGCGGGCAGCAGGAGTTGATTATGATGTGCGTGCTTTGGATCCTTATTCTTCTTATGAAGATTTCGATTTTATCATTCCTGTAGGAACAAAAGGTGATACGCATGATCGTTTCCTGGTAAGAGAAGAAGAAATGTGGCAATCATTGAGCATTGTAAAACAAGCGATGCAAAAGCTGGATCAACTGGCAGACAAAACATCTTTTCATGCCGATGTACCTGCGTACTATCTTCCTCCGAAAGATGAAGTGTACAACAATATGGAAGCGTTGATTTATCATTTCAAAATTGTGATGGGAGAGATTGATGCGCCCAAAGGAGAAGTGTACCAGGCAGTGGAAGGAGGAAATGGTGAATTGGGATTTTACCTGATCAGTGACGGAGGACGGGCGCCTTACCGTTTGCACTTTCGCAGGCCGTGTTTCATTTACTATCAGGCGTATACTGAAATGGTGAAAGGTTCTTTGATTTCAGACGCTATCGTTACTTTGAGCAGTCTGAATGTGATTGCCGGTGAACTGGATGCCTGA